CCCGGAAGGCCACCTGGGCCTTGGGGGCCTCCTTCTTGCCGAGAAGCCCCGAGACCTCGAGGATGTGCCGCACCTCGTCGGGGGAAAGGGGCACCGGGCGCATCCCCGCCCCCACGAAGCCGGTGATGCCCGGGGTCCCCCGGACCACCTCCCAGGCCTCGTTGGGCTCCTCCTCGTCCCCCAGGTCCATCTGGATGAAGAGGTAGCCGGGGAAGAGCTTCTTCTTGACGACCTCTTTCTTGCCCCCCTCGCGGAGCTCCACCACCTCCTCCGTGGGGATCAGGACCTGGAAGATCTTGTCCTGAA
The sequence above is drawn from the Thermus oshimai DSM 12092 genome and encodes:
- the nusG gene encoding transcription termination/antitermination protein NusG, whose translation is MSIEWYAVHTYVGQEEKAKANLEKRIQAFGLQDKIFQVLIPTEEVVELREGGKKEVVKKKLFPGYLFIQMDLGDEEEPNEAWEVVRGTPGITGFVGAGMRPVPLSPDEVRHILEVSGLLGKKEAPKAQVAFREGDQVRVVSGPFADFTGTVTEINPERGKVKVMVTIFGRETPVELDFSQVVKA